Within Campylobacter jejuni, the genomic segment CATAGCAGCTTTGGCTTACGGTACGCAAAGTGTTTTAAAGGTGGATAAAATTTTTGGCCCAGGAAATGCCTTTGTAACCGAAGCAAAACGCCAAGTAAGTAGCGATATAAACGGAGTAGCTATTGATATGCAAGCAGGACCTAGTGAAGTTTTAGTAATAGCTGATGATTTGGCTAATGAAAAATTTGTAGCTAGTGATTTGCTTTCACAAGCTGAACATGGTGCAGATTCTCAAGTAATTTTGGTGTGTTTAAGTCAAGATTTTGCTAAAAAAGCAAGTGATGAAGTCCAAAGTCAATTAGAACTTTTGCCTCGCAAAGAACTTGCAAGCAAAAGCATTGCCAATTCACGCATTATCATAGCTAAAGATTTAAATCAAGCCTTAGAAATTTCGAATCTTTACGCCCCTGAACATTTGATCATACAAACTCAAAATCCACGAGAACTTTTAAAAGGTGTAAAACACGCAGGATCAGTATTTTTAGGAGCTTATTCCCCAGAGTCTATGGGTGATTATGCAAGTGGGACAAATCATGTTTTACCTACTTATGGACTTACTAAAACGCATTCTAGTTTAGGTTTGGCAGATTTTAGTAAAAGAATGACCGTTCAAGAGTTAAGTAAAGAAGGTTTTTTAGCTTTAGGTAAAAGTGTTGAAATTTTAGCACAAAATGAGCATTTAGACGCGCACAAAAATGCAGTAACTTTTCGTTTAGAGAGCTTAAAATGAGTCAAAAAATCCTTTTTATAGATAGAGATGGCACTTTAATAGAGGAGCCAAAAAGCGATTTTCAAATCGATACTCTTGAAAAATTGCGTTTTGAAAAAGATGCTATTCCCACTCTTTTAAAACTAAAAAATTTTGGATTTAAATTTGTCATGGTAAGCAATCAAGATGGTCTTGGAACGCCAAGTTTTCCAAAGGAAAATTTTGAA encodes:
- the hisD gene encoding histidinol dehydrogenase → MQILVYDNLDEKQKEEALKRPAISAKDEISKIVSSIIKEVQEKGDEALIEQALKFDKAEISNIKITQEEIAQASNRLDKDLQDAILVAYENIKKFHEAQIPHEITLETTKGVKCEVLTRPIEKVGLYIPGGLAPLFSTALMLAIPAKIAGCEKIVLASPAKINDAVLFCAKLCGVDEIYQMGGAGAIAALAYGTQSVLKVDKIFGPGNAFVTEAKRQVSSDINGVAIDMQAGPSEVLVIADDLANEKFVASDLLSQAEHGADSQVILVCLSQDFAKKASDEVQSQLELLPRKELASKSIANSRIIIAKDLNQALEISNLYAPEHLIIQTQNPRELLKGVKHAGSVFLGAYSPESMGDYASGTNHVLPTYGLTKTHSSLGLADFSKRMTVQELSKEGFLALGKSVEILAQNEHLDAHKNAVTFRLESLK